TGGCAAACCAGCTGGTTAGTTTCAGCGAGTTTCACCATCTGCGGCAGCGTTAAACCGCCAAGCGTTGTGGCCATTTCTTCCTGAATGCCCAGCCGGAACATCGCGGAGGCTTTATCCTGGCTAATCAAACGTTGTGCAAGCAATAAATATGACAGGTTGATGTCATAAATGTGTTTTAGCAATTCGGATGTGTTCATTTATCCCTTCCCGAATAACACTTTAATTTCTTGTGCGGTCGACCCGCACCCCGTGATGTCGCCGGGAAAACCCCGGTAAAAAAAAGAAAAGGCTAAAACGCATAGTTGAATTAAGTTTTGTATCGATGAATCACGTCAAGAAAAACAAAGTTTGTCTCTTACACATTTATCACTTCTTACAATTAACTAAGATTTTTCCTAATTCGCGGCAACTTTACCCGTCCGGTGTAGGACATACAATGTGGCCCTGCCTGAAATTTAAAAAAAATGTGACGCAGATCACATAATTTGCGTGAATTCGAACCAAAAATCCATCAGCACTCCTTCTAATTTGGCTGTTTTATGAGCGATTAAGCGAAGAATATATTCTTCAGCCCCGAATATTCATGCAGAAGTATGAACTAAGACGGCATGTTACTTGCTGGTTATTGACATAACACAAATTTGTAACAATCGAGGATATATCTATCACAGAAACACTTTGTTTATTCCCATAAAAAACATAGCTTTACGAAGATAAATGATTGAAGTAATTGCTTTACGTTACCATTCAACAGCTGAAGGGTTCGCGGGGGTTTTGTTTAGAATTTGCAGACTTAAATTGTATGATTTACGTTAAGTGAGCGCATTTTGGACGTTTATGCAAGCCTTGCCCTATTCATTGCATAAGAATAATTAATGAATAATTATGATAAGCATCACACTAATGTCACCTTTGGCTCTTGCGCAAAAAAAGCAATCGCGCTAATGCTGAAGTATGTGCCTTAACCACACACTGAAGGTGGGTAAAATGAGCTATTCCCATATCCTTGTTTCTGTTTCGGTTTCTCCAGAAAGTCATCAATTGGTTGCCAAAGCGGTCGCCATCGCCAGGCCAACGCAGGGGCGTATCACGGTGGTCACGCTGATGGCCGAACCGGAGATGTATAATCAACTGGCAGCACCCATGCTGGAAGATATTCGTGGCGTATTACAGGAAGAAACCAGACAATTTCTCGAGGACCTTATTACTCGTGCAGAATATCCCATCGCGCAAACAGTATGCGCAACGGGAGAATTAAGCGAGCAGATAAGTGATATATGTCAAAAGCAGAATATAGATTTAGTGATATGCGGAAATCATAACCACAGTTTTTTCTCGCGCGCAGCCTGTTCCGCGAAAACAATAATCAACAATGCTCAAGTTGACGTGCTTTTAATTCCACTCAGCGCAGAATAAAACGCTGAGTGGAATATATCAGGCCAGTTTAGGGAAGGTTGCGACCTTTTTTTGCAGATTGCTCTCCACGCTGCGGGGAGTAATCTGGTTCAAATCCTCAATGAAGCGGGCCTGCCAGCGGTCGATGTCATTTTCACGGATCACTTTCATCATCTCCGCGTGACGCGATATACGCTCGGTGAGCGGCATATTCAGCGCGCGATGCAGCGCGTTGGCCACGTCGTCCCGGTCGTACGGATTGACGATCAGCGCCGAGGTCAGCTCATTGGCCGCACCGGCAAACTGCGACAGCACCAGCACGCCCGGGTCGGCCGGATCCTGTGCCGCCACGTACTCTTTCGCCACCAGGTTCATGCCGTCACGCAGCGGCGTCACCAGCCCGACATCGGCATAGCGGAACACTTTCATCAGGATTTTGCGCTCAAAGTGCTGGTTCAGGTAGAAGAGCGGCGTCCAGCCCAGCTGGCCGTAACGACCATTAATGCGGCCGGCTTCGGTTTCAAGCTGGTGACGGATGTCCTGATAGGCCTGCACCTCGCCGCGTGAGGTTGGCGCGATTTGGGTATAGCGGATCTTACCGTGGTGCTCGGGGTATTTTTCCAGCAGCGTCTCATAGGCATGAAAACGTTCCGGGAGCCCTTTTGAGTAGTCCAGACGCTCAACGGAAAAGATGTTTTTTACGTTCTTGAGCTCTTCTTTAAGTTGAGCCAGTTTAGGTGGTAACGGCCCGGATGCCTGGGTAGCGATGTCGTCCGGCTCAATGCCGATGGGATAGACCTCGGTGCGAAAACGCTTACCCCATGCGGAGTGTGAATCGTCGTCATGAGCGGTCAGCCGCGTTTTACTGGCGACGCAGTCGAGGAAGGCCAGACGGTCGTTTTCGGTCTGGAAGCCCAGCAGATCGTAATCGCAAAGCTGCTCGAGCAGTTCATCGCCCGGCGGCAGCGCGTTGAAGATCTCAGGCGTCGGGAACGGAATATGCAGGAAGAAGCCAATCCGGTTGTTGACGCCGCGCTTGCGCAGCTCTGCGGCAAACGGCAGCAGATGGTAGTCGTGTACCCACACCACGTCATCCTGTTTGACTAACGGTTGCAGCTTATCGGCCAGCAGGCCGTTGACCCGCTGATACCCTTCCCAGGCTTCACGCTTAAACTTCACCAGGTCCAGGCGATAGTGAAACGCTGGCCACAGTACGGCATTGGAGAACTGGCTGTAATACTCGTCGTAATTCTGTTCACTCAGATTAAACGAGGCCCAGGTGATGTTCCCGCGTGTCACCTTTTTTAGCGGTTTATGCTCATCACCGATATCCCCACTCCAGCCAAACCAGAGCCCACCCGTACTTTTTAACGCCCCCAGCACCCCAACGGCCAGGCCACCTGCGCTGGCTTTTTTATCATCCGGGGGAGCGATGCGGTTAGAAACTACGATCAAGCGACCCATAAGGTTTTCTCCTGTTAATTTGCGCTAATTGTTGTTCTTGTTGATGGTTAGCGGCTTTTATTACCCATTGCCAGACGTCAGGTACCGTTGCCAGCCGCCAGCTGGCTTTGGTCACACCTGCGCCGACCTTTACAGATACCCCTTTAAGCTGATTCACAACGTCAAAGCCATGCTCATCGGTGAGGTCATCACCAAAGAAAATCGGCGTTCTGCCGAGGAAAGGTGCTTCATGCATAAAGGTCGAGATAGCCTCGCCTTTGTGGATCCCCCTCGGTTTAATTTCGACCACGCATTTACCCGGCTGGAGCGACAGCTGCGGGTTGTCGTGCACAATCTGTTCCGCCAGCGCGAAAATATTCTGCTCATATTGCTGGGCCTGACGGTAGTGGATTGCAAATGCCATCCCTTTGGCTTCAAGTTCGGTGCCAGGCATATACAAAAGCGCCGTCGTCAGCTGCGCATGCAGCGTCTGGATCAAATCCGGAGGGAGTGAAACGGATTGCGAATGACCATGGATGTCGCGGCGCTCCGCCCCGTGTACACCGGCAAGGGGGAAACGGTAAGGTCCGGCGAGCTTGTCCAGCTCGTCCATTGAACGCCCTGATATCAATGCCAGTGCCCCTTCATTCAGCTGTGCCAGCTGATTCAATGCCTGGAGTACTTCTGCGGGAACCACTACCTCATCGGGATGCGGCTTGATGGTGGCAAGGGTCCCGTCGAGGTCAAAAAAGTACGCAACGTTTTCTGATAATACAGGCGGTGAAGTTAACGTATCGGCCACCCTGATCCTCCTTACAGTTGGCGAGATGAAAAACTGTTAACATCTCAGTAGCCATGTAAGTATAGACAGTGTGACGGGGCTCGCCATTTGACACCCCCTTCCCGCTACGGCTGGAAAGGGGGGCTACACTTAAAAGTTAGGTCTGGAAAGGAAGGAAAAAACGGTTAAACGGTACGCTTCGCTTTTTGTTTGTAACGGTCGAAGATCACCGCCGCCAGCAGGATGAGGCCACGTACCACGTACTGGGAGAACGGGGAGATGTTCAGCAGATTCATCGCGTTCTCAACGGTCCCCAGGATCAGGATCCCCGCTACCACATATGAGATTTTTCCGATGCCGCCTTTGAGCGATACACCACCCAATACGCAGGCAGAGATAACGATCAGCTCATAACCGATGGAGGTCATCGGCTGTCCGCTGGTCATACGCGAGGCCAGAATAATCCCTGCCGCCGCCGACACCAGACCGGACAGTACGAAGATGATGATCTTGGTACGTACCACCGGAACACCGGCCAGACGCGCCGCCTCTTCATTACCGCCAATCGCCAGGGTATTACGGCCAAAGGTGGTTCTGTTCAGCAGGAAACCAAAGATAATCAGGCAGCCGACGGTCAGCCAGATGGGTGCTGGCAGCCCGAACCAGTTAGCATAGCCGAGGGTGAAGAAGCGCTCGTCTTCGATCCCCACCGCTTTACCGTCAGAGATGATGTAGGCCAGGCCGCGCACAATCTGCATGGTGGCAAGGGTAGTGATCAGGGCGTTGATTTTCAGACGCGCAATCACGAAGCCGTTCACCAGCCCGCTGAGCACGCCGAGCAGCAGCCCCGCCGCCACGCCAATCCACAGGCTTTCAGTCATGTTAATGACCACGGCGGTGGTGACACCGGCACAGGCGATAACCGAGGCGACCGACAGGTCGAAGTCGCCGGAAGCCAGGCAGAACAGCATCCCACAGGCGACCATCCCGGACATGGAGATCGCCAGGCCCAGCCCCTTCATATTAATAAAGGTGGCGAAGTTAGGAACAAAGATAGCGCAGCCGAGGAACAGCACGGCAAACACCACCAGCATGCCGTATTGATCCCAGATCCGCCCAAAGCTGAAGGCCGACTTCGGCGCTCCGGATGTAGTGACAGAGGACATCTTATTCTCCTTACTCAGGCGACAGCCTGGCTGACTTTAGGCATGGCGAGGCTTAACGCCTGCTGTTCATTCGCCTGTTCATGTAGTAGTTCACCGGCAATGGCCCCTTCACGCATCACCACGATACGGTCGGCCACGCCCAGCACTTCCGGCAGATCGCTGGAGGCGAAGAGCACCGCCACGCCACGTTTTGCCAGGGCATAAATCACGTTATAGATTTCGTGCTTGGCCCCCACGTCGATACCGCGGGTGGGTTCATCAAGCAGGATCACTTTCATCTCTTCCGACAGCCAGCGGCCAAGTATGGCTTTCTGCTGGTTACCGCCGGAGAGGTTCATGATCAGCTGTTCCGCCCCCGGCGTTTTGATATTGAGGGAACGGATGTGGTGATCGGCATTGCTGACCTCCCATGTGTCGTTAATCAGACATCCGGCGCGAATGGTCTTGCGGCGGGCCGAAATATTGATGTTGTCCCGCACCGAGTGCACCGGAATGATCCCTTCGGCTTTACGGTCCTCCGGGCAGAGCATCATCCCGGCGCGAATGGCGTGGGCCGGTTTCTGAATGTCGACAGGCTCGCCGTCGATAAACACCCGTCCTCCGGTGATGCGGGTGCCGCCAAACAGCCCTTTCATCAGCTCGCTGCGCCCTGCCCCCACCAGCCCGAACAGGCCGACGATTTCACCGCTGCGCACGGTGAGGCTGATCGGCGTGCGCACGCCCGGGGCTTTCACCTCGTCGAGGCGCAGCAGCTCGCCGCCGTACTGGCGCGGCTCCCAGTGATAGATATCACCCAGCTCGCGTCCCACCATCGCCTGCACCAGCTGGTCATGGTTGACCTGCTGCATATCGGTGAAGGTGCGAACATAACGGCCATCTTTAAAGACGGTGATCGCGTCGCTAAGGGCGAAGATCTCTTCCATACGGTGCGACACGTACAGAATGATGCGCCCCTCTTTACGCAGCTCGCGGATCACGCGGAACAGGTTCTCGATTTCACGCGCCGACAGCGAACTGGTCGGTTCATCAAAGGCAATGACTTTGGCATTGCGCGCCAGCGCTTTGGCAATTTCCACCATCTGCCACTGGCCGATGGAGAGGTATTTGAGCGGGGTCTGCGGGTCAATATCGAGCCCAAGGTGCTTGAGCTGCAGACCGGCTTCATAGTTGAGCAGCGACCGGTTAACGAACCCGCCTTTATGGGGAAGCTGCCCAAGATAGATGTTTTCCGCCACGGTCATCTCCGGCACCAGATGCAGCTCCTGGTAGATGATGGCGACACCGGCGTTCAGCGCGGCGGTGGTATCCGCGAAGGCCACCTCTTTGCCCTGCAACGCCAGGGTGCCCGTGGTGGGGGCGTAGTTGCCGCTGAGGATCTTCAGCAGCGTGGATTTTCCGGCGCCGTTCTCCCCCATCAGGGCATGAACCTGACCGGCGTAGCAGTCAAAGCTGATGTCGGTCAGCGCGTTGACACCGGGAAAGGTTTTGCCGATGCCACGAAAAGAGAGATAGGGTGCAGACTGTTGCATAACGTCTCCGAGGATCGAGTAGTGAACGTCTGGCCCCCCGCGACTGCGGGGGGCACAATCACAGTAAGTTACTTACCGCCCAGTCCTTTTTTCTCCAGCTCTGCTTTGAAGTTGTCACGGGTGATCAGCACCACGTCGGTCACTTCGGTGAATTTCGCAGGCTCGGCACCTTTGGTGACCCAGTTGTAGAGCATTTCGCTGGATTTATAGCCGTGTACGTCCGGGCTTGGCAGCAGGGAACCGTAGAAACCGGTGGCCTGGGCTTTAGACAGTTCGCTCACCGCATCCACGCCGTTGATGCCGATACCGATAACGTCAGCGGCTTTGAAGCCCTGGCCTTCGGTGGCGCGCACGCCGCCCAGCACGGTGTTGTCGTTCATCCCGACGACCAGCCAGTGTTTCACTTCAGAGTGCTGCACCAGCATGGAGTTAGCTGCGTCGAAGGCGCCCGGGATGTCGTTAGATTTGGTTGGCACTTTGTAGATCTGTTTTTCCGGGAAGCCGGCCGCTTTCAGGGCATCCATCGAGCCAGTGGTACGACGACGCGCGGTATCCAGTTCGTCGGCGGTGATCGCCATCACCGCAGTATCTTTCACGTCCCAGCCGCGTTTTTGCATCTCTTTATACAGTTCCTGGCCCTGACGCTCGCCGATTTTGGTCGCCGCCATCATCACCAGCGGGACGGTATCCATCGGCGCGCCTTTGGCGTTGACGAACTGATCGTCCACCGCGATGACTTTCATGTCATAGCCGCGCGCTTTCGCCACGATGGCGGAGCCCAGTTTTGGGTCCGGAGTACAGATGACAAACCCTTTCGCGCCGCTGGCTGCCAGGCTGTCGATGGCGTTCAGCGTTTTTTCACCGTCCGGCACGGCAATTTTGATCACTTCAAAGCCCAAATCCTTCCCGGCTTTATCGGCAAATTTCCACTCCGTCTGGAACCACGGCTCTTCCGGTTGCTTCACCAGAAAACCGAGCTTTAAGTTCTCCGCCATAGCGGATTGTGACATAACGGCAGCCAGACCGATGGCCGCCAGCGCTTTAGTAAATTTGTGCATGGTTAACTCCAGCTTTAGCGTTCTAATTTGTAGGGGAAAAACAACTCAAATTGGTTTAATCGGACTTAAAACAAGGCATTAGCGCCAGACATGCAGGAAGCGCGTTTGCTTGAGATAGTTTTAGCGGGAAATTAATCATCCATAAGAGAGCGCCATCACACCGCAGAATTACAGTAATTGCGTACATACATTCAGCGAAAAATGACATAACTATGCGGGTATTTGTCGGACAATTAGAAAGGGTGAAAGCAGATTAGTCCATAAGATTAGCTAAGATATCCTTGTGATCCGGGCGCGCTGGCGCCCGGCGTTCTTTTACCAGGGATAATAGATGTGTTCGGCGTGATCGCGCACCGGGGTTTCATCGCCCAGCAGGCGTGCAGAGAGGGTCAGCGCGAAGTCGAAGGCATGGCCCAGGCCTTTGCCGCTGATGAGGTTGCCATCTTCCACCACCGGAGCATCAACGTACTCGCCGTCATGGATATCCTGCCAGAGGTCGCCCGAGCAGACGTAGCGACGGCCTTTCAGCAGGCCATTTCCGCCCAGCACGCGTGCAGCTGCGGAGCAGATGGGGGCGATGAGTTTGCCCGCTTCGTCATGGGCCGCAACAAAACGCACCACGTCGGCACTGGCGGCCAGATTCACGCTGCCCTGCGGCCCGCCCGGTAACACGACGGCGTCATAGTAGCTGTCGATGTTTTCACTGAGGGTGCTGTCCGCGACCATCGGGATATCATGGTAGCTCACTACCGCGCGCGACTCGGCGCAGGCCAGGGTTTCTACCTCAATGTGGAGACGGCGCAGGATATCAATGGTGATAATCGCTTCCGCCTCTTCAAATCCGGGTGCCAGCAGCACCGCAACTTTTGCCATGATGAACTCCATTTGATAAAAACATAAAACAACGTTTCATTTTCACAGAGAGCAGAGCGTTAAACTCCTTGCTGGATCACATTACGCACTATTTCCTGCGAAAATGATCTCGCGCAATTTTCAGCAGTTGTAAAAAGAAATTAATCATCAG
This DNA window, taken from Leclercia adecarboxylata, encodes the following:
- the flhD gene encoding flagellar transcriptional regulator FlhD translates to MNTSELLKHIYDINLSYLLLAQRLISQDKASAMFRLGIQEEMATTLGGLTLPQMVKLAETNQLVCQFRFDNHQTITQLTQESRVDDLQQVHTGILLSTRLLNEISQPDDVARKKRA
- the uspC gene encoding universal stress protein UspC, whose amino-acid sequence is MSYSHILVSVSVSPESHQLVAKAVAIARPTQGRITVVTLMAEPEMYNQLAAPMLEDIRGVLQEETRQFLEDLITRAEYPIAQTVCATGELSEQISDICQKQNIDLVICGNHNHSFFSRAACSAKTIINNAQVDVLLIPLSAE
- the otsA gene encoding alpha,alpha-trehalose-phosphate synthase, with the translated sequence MGRLIVVSNRIAPPDDKKASAGGLAVGVLGALKSTGGLWFGWSGDIGDEHKPLKKVTRGNITWASFNLSEQNYDEYYSQFSNAVLWPAFHYRLDLVKFKREAWEGYQRVNGLLADKLQPLVKQDDVVWVHDYHLLPFAAELRKRGVNNRIGFFLHIPFPTPEIFNALPPGDELLEQLCDYDLLGFQTENDRLAFLDCVASKTRLTAHDDDSHSAWGKRFRTEVYPIGIEPDDIATQASGPLPPKLAQLKEELKNVKNIFSVERLDYSKGLPERFHAYETLLEKYPEHHGKIRYTQIAPTSRGEVQAYQDIRHQLETEAGRINGRYGQLGWTPLFYLNQHFERKILMKVFRYADVGLVTPLRDGMNLVAKEYVAAQDPADPGVLVLSQFAGAANELTSALIVNPYDRDDVANALHRALNMPLTERISRHAEMMKVIRENDIDRWQARFIEDLNQITPRSVESNLQKKVATFPKLA
- the otsB gene encoding trehalose-phosphatase — protein: MADTLTSPPVLSENVAYFFDLDGTLATIKPHPDEVVVPAEVLQALNQLAQLNEGALALISGRSMDELDKLAGPYRFPLAGVHGAERRDIHGHSQSVSLPPDLIQTLHAQLTTALLYMPGTELEAKGMAFAIHYRQAQQYEQNIFALAEQIVHDNPQLSLQPGKCVVEIKPRGIHKGEAISTFMHEAPFLGRTPIFFGDDLTDEHGFDVVNQLKGVSVKVGAGVTKASWRLATVPDVWQWVIKAANHQQEQQLAQINRRKPYGSLDRSF
- the araH gene encoding arabinose ABC transporter permease AraH; protein product: MSSVTTSGAPKSAFSFGRIWDQYGMLVVFAVLFLGCAIFVPNFATFINMKGLGLAISMSGMVACGMLFCLASGDFDLSVASVIACAGVTTAVVINMTESLWIGVAAGLLLGVLSGLVNGFVIARLKINALITTLATMQIVRGLAYIISDGKAVGIEDERFFTLGYANWFGLPAPIWLTVGCLIIFGFLLNRTTFGRNTLAIGGNEEAARLAGVPVVRTKIIIFVLSGLVSAAAGIILASRMTSGQPMTSIGYELIVISACVLGGVSLKGGIGKISYVVAGILILGTVENAMNLLNISPFSQYVVRGLILLAAVIFDRYKQKAKRTV
- the araG gene encoding L-arabinose ABC transporter ATP-binding protein AraG; this translates as MQQSAPYLSFRGIGKTFPGVNALTDISFDCYAGQVHALMGENGAGKSTLLKILSGNYAPTTGTLALQGKEVAFADTTAALNAGVAIIYQELHLVPEMTVAENIYLGQLPHKGGFVNRSLLNYEAGLQLKHLGLDIDPQTPLKYLSIGQWQMVEIAKALARNAKVIAFDEPTSSLSAREIENLFRVIRELRKEGRIILYVSHRMEEIFALSDAITVFKDGRYVRTFTDMQQVNHDQLVQAMVGRELGDIYHWEPRQYGGELLRLDEVKAPGVRTPISLTVRSGEIVGLFGLVGAGRSELMKGLFGGTRITGGRVFIDGEPVDIQKPAHAIRAGMMLCPEDRKAEGIIPVHSVRDNINISARRKTIRAGCLINDTWEVSNADHHIRSLNIKTPGAEQLIMNLSGGNQQKAILGRWLSEEMKVILLDEPTRGIDVGAKHEIYNVIYALAKRGVAVLFASSDLPEVLGVADRIVVMREGAIAGELLHEQANEQQALSLAMPKVSQAVA
- the araF gene encoding arabinose ABC transporter substrate-binding protein AraF, giving the protein MHKFTKALAAIGLAAVMSQSAMAENLKLGFLVKQPEEPWFQTEWKFADKAGKDLGFEVIKIAVPDGEKTLNAIDSLAASGAKGFVICTPDPKLGSAIVAKARGYDMKVIAVDDQFVNAKGAPMDTVPLVMMAATKIGERQGQELYKEMQKRGWDVKDTAVMAITADELDTARRRTTGSMDALKAAGFPEKQIYKVPTKSNDIPGAFDAANSMLVQHSEVKHWLVVGMNDNTVLGGVRATEGQGFKAADVIGIGINGVDAVSELSKAQATGFYGSLLPSPDVHGYKSSEMLYNWVTKGAEPAKFTEVTDVVLITRDNFKAELEKKGLGGK
- a CDS encoding DJ-1 family glyoxalase III gives rise to the protein MAKVAVLLAPGFEEAEAIITIDILRRLHIEVETLACAESRAVVSYHDIPMVADSTLSENIDSYYDAVVLPGGPQGSVNLAASADVVRFVAAHDEAGKLIAPICSAAARVLGGNGLLKGRRYVCSGDLWQDIHDGEYVDAPVVEDGNLISGKGLGHAFDFALTLSARLLGDETPVRDHAEHIYYPW